A genomic window from Deltaproteobacteria bacterium includes:
- a CDS encoding capsular biosynthesis protein, with product MDYGMRRKEARAHYGSARLALFRGAYRAAAVLHYNHAMQAIERLRPDAVGVWGGNAVDARAGAVAARNARLPCFRFENGFLPNTTQMDARGVNAESSVPRDEEFYQKRAAAADPEVPYAPSVRTPLRAKRGLAPAPLPERYLFVPFQVRLDSQVILHSPWIRDMHQLFDTMVRCARRVPGTPALVFKEHPSCPLRYPELHEKALRLDSVRFANGNPTEELIRNAAGVVTINSTVGAESLLLAKPVLALGNAVYEVPEVASSARSEDDVVRWIEDIWAGRPPAAPLRNSYLRFLNDEYLVPDRHQDAGPRHIDAVRERLTAPERFTWG from the coding sequence ATGGACTACGGCATGCGCCGCAAGGAGGCGCGCGCGCACTACGGATCCGCGCGACTGGCGCTTTTCCGCGGTGCGTACCGCGCGGCGGCCGTACTCCACTACAACCACGCAATGCAGGCCATCGAACGGCTGCGCCCTGACGCGGTCGGGGTCTGGGGGGGCAACGCCGTGGACGCGAGAGCGGGGGCGGTCGCCGCGCGCAACGCCAGGCTCCCGTGTTTTCGATTCGAGAACGGATTTCTCCCCAACACGACGCAAATGGATGCGCGCGGGGTGAACGCCGAGTCCTCGGTACCGCGTGATGAGGAGTTTTACCAAAAACGGGCAGCGGCCGCGGACCCCGAAGTCCCCTATGCGCCGTCCGTGAGGACGCCTCTGCGAGCCAAGCGGGGCCTGGCGCCGGCGCCCCTTCCGGAGCGTTACCTGTTCGTCCCGTTCCAGGTGCGCCTCGATAGCCAGGTCATCCTTCACTCCCCCTGGATCCGGGACATGCACCAGTTGTTCGACACCATGGTCCGGTGCGCTCGACGCGTACCAGGCACTCCGGCACTGGTGTTCAAGGAGCATCCGAGCTGCCCGTTGCGCTATCCCGAATTGCATGAGAAAGCGTTACGACTCGACAGCGTCCGCTTCGCCAACGGGAATCCCACCGAGGAGCTGATCCGCAACGCGGCGGGCGTCGTCACCATCAACTCGACCGTGGGGGCCGAAAGCCTGCTGCTGGCGAAGCCGGTGCTAGCCCTCGGCAATGCGGTCTACGAGGTGCCGGAGGTCGCGTCCTCGGCGCGTTCCGAGGACGACGTGGTGCGATGGATCGAGGACATATGGGCCGGGCGCCCTCCGGCGGCTCCGCTCCGAAACAGCTACCTCCGATTTCTGAACGACGAATACCTGGTCCCCGACCGGCACCAGGACGCCGGGCCGCGGCACATCGACGCCGTAAGGGAGCGCTTGACCGCGCCCGAGCGGTTTACATGGGG